One stretch of Segatella copri DNA includes these proteins:
- a CDS encoding DUF349 domain-containing protein, translated as MMDSQEKALLQQSTLEDPAKKAYATKQEVLERVKEIAHSSENPNKEELDLLKTTFYKIHLAERDAQMKEYLAKGGDPEKYILLPDDTEEAFKAEMQLIKEKRAKIFLAQEEEKQDNLRKKEEIIEKIKAMTTSPEEANKSYQDFKALQQEWKEIKNIPADKANEVWKNYQLYVEQFYDMLKLNSEAREYDFKKNLEAKTQLCEAAEKLNEEEDVISAFHQLQDLHQQYREIGPVAKELREQIWERFKAASTVINKKHQQHFEDLRAKEEENLAKKTALCEKVEAANQGEYKTAKDWEKVTQEIIEIQKEWRTIGFAPQKMNVKIFERFRIANDEFFNKKAEFFKGLKDTYSTNLEKKQQLVNKAKELADSTDWKKTGDKLIALQKEWKKVGTVPHKQGELLWKEFLDTCNKFFEARNKQNAGSRSEEHANLDKKRNIIAQLKELVVAEISDNDFQKKLKDLAKQYSAIGHVPFKEKDKVYKEYHEAIDAAYEKLHATNAKRHFDNFKNNLKNVAKEGGNALGNERGKLLRRYDQLRSEITTYENNLGFFNTASKKGNSLVEEMNRKIEKLKADLEMVKQKIKAIDAEKK; from the coding sequence ATGATGGACTCTCAAGAAAAAGCTCTGTTGCAGCAGAGCACCCTGGAAGACCCTGCCAAGAAGGCTTATGCCACCAAGCAGGAAGTGCTCGAAAGAGTAAAGGAAATCGCTCATAGCAGCGAAAATCCAAACAAGGAGGAACTCGACCTACTCAAGACTACTTTCTACAAGATTCATCTCGCAGAAAGAGACGCACAGATGAAAGAGTATCTCGCAAAAGGCGGTGACCCAGAGAAGTATATCCTTCTACCGGATGACACCGAAGAAGCCTTCAAGGCTGAGATGCAACTCATCAAGGAGAAAAGAGCCAAAATCTTCCTGGCACAAGAAGAAGAAAAACAAGATAATCTCCGCAAAAAAGAGGAAATTATCGAAAAGATAAAGGCCATGACCACCTCACCGGAGGAGGCCAACAAATCATATCAGGACTTCAAGGCCTTGCAGCAGGAATGGAAGGAAATCAAAAACATCCCTGCAGACAAGGCAAACGAGGTATGGAAGAACTATCAGCTCTATGTAGAGCAGTTCTACGACATGCTCAAGTTGAACAGCGAAGCTCGCGAATATGACTTCAAGAAGAATCTTGAAGCCAAGACCCAACTCTGCGAGGCTGCAGAGAAGCTCAATGAAGAAGAGGATGTTATTTCTGCCTTCCACCAGCTTCAGGACCTCCACCAGCAATATCGCGAAATCGGTCCTGTTGCCAAGGAGTTGAGAGAGCAGATTTGGGAACGCTTCAAGGCTGCCAGCACTGTTATCAACAAGAAGCACCAGCAGCACTTCGAAGACCTGCGTGCCAAGGAAGAGGAAAACCTCGCCAAGAAGACTGCCCTCTGCGAAAAGGTAGAGGCTGCCAACCAAGGAGAATACAAGACTGCCAAGGACTGGGAAAAGGTTACCCAGGAAATCATAGAGATTCAGAAAGAGTGGCGCACTATCGGTTTTGCCCCTCAGAAGATGAACGTCAAGATTTTCGAGCGTTTCCGCATCGCCAACGATGAATTCTTCAACAAGAAGGCAGAATTCTTCAAAGGACTGAAAGATACCTACTCTACCAATCTCGAAAAGAAACAGCAACTCGTAAACAAGGCAAAGGAACTGGCTGACAGTACAGACTGGAAGAAAACTGGCGACAAACTCATCGCTCTCCAGAAAGAATGGAAGAAGGTGGGTACCGTACCTCATAAACAAGGCGAATTGCTCTGGAAGGAATTTCTGGATACCTGCAACAAGTTCTTCGAAGCCCGCAACAAGCAGAATGCCGGTTCACGCAGCGAGGAACATGCCAATCTGGACAAGAAGCGCAACATTATTGCCCAGCTCAAGGAACTTGTAGTTGCAGAGATTTCAGACAACGATTTCCAAAAGAAGCTCAAAGATCTTGCCAAGCAATACAGTGCAATCGGACACGTTCCTTTCAAAGAGAAAGACAAGGTCTATAAAGAGTATCATGAGGCTATCGATGCAGCCTACGAGAAACTTCACGCCACCAACGCAAAGCGCCACTTCGACAACTTCAAGAACAACTTGAAGAATGTTGCCAAGGAAGGCGGCAATGCACTCGGCAATGAGCGTGGTAAACTCTTGCGCCGCTACGACCAGTTGCGCAGCGAGATTACTACCTACGAGAACAACCTCGGTTTCTTCAATACGGCCAGCAAGAAGGGCAACAGCCTGGTAGAAGAAATGAACCGTAAGATTGAGAAACTCAAGGCTGACCTCGAAATGGTAAAGCAGAAAATCAAGGCTATTGATGCCGAGAAGAAATAA
- the rsfS gene encoding ribosome silencing factor, with translation MNTVKQLVETIKEGIQEKKGQDIVIADLTEIDGSIAKYFIICQGGSPTQVEAIAGSVGDIVRKNLKEKPVNVAGLGNDQWVAMDFVDVLVHIFLPEVRAYYDLEHLWEDAKLTHIPNLD, from the coding sequence ATGAACACAGTTAAACAACTCGTAGAGACTATTAAAGAAGGTATACAAGAAAAGAAAGGTCAAGACATTGTTATCGCCGACCTGACAGAAATTGATGGAAGCATTGCCAAGTACTTCATCATCTGCCAGGGAGGAAGCCCTACTCAGGTTGAAGCTATCGCAGGTTCTGTGGGAGACATCGTGCGCAAGAATCTGAAAGAAAAACCTGTAAATGTAGCAGGTCTCGGCAACGACCAGTGGGTGGCAATGGACTTTGTCGACGTATTAGTACACATTTTTCTTCCGGAAGTACGTGCTTATTACGACCTCGAACATTTATGGGAGGATGCAAAACTTACCCATATACCTAATCTCGACTAG
- the ftsH gene encoding ATP-dependent zinc metalloprotease FtsH produces MEQSNNMKPRGNGGPKMPRFNMTWLFTICLITMIILFFTGGGDAIGGSAAKEATYTQFKQYVDKGYVLSVVANKTESTLKIYINPKYTRDVYNMPAKSVGPNPYVKVQFGSVDEVERYANQMLKEKKIRSFSYDNQKDNDFLSTLFNLAPLLFFVFFILWMSGRFSGGMGSGGMGGGIFSVGKSKAKMYEKGNAIGITFKDVAGQEGAKQEVKEIVDFLKNPQKYTDLGGKIPKGALLVGPPGTGKTLLAKAVAGEAGVPFFSMSGSDFVEMFVGVGASRVRDLFRQAKEKSPCIIFIDEIDAVGRARSKNPAMGGNDERENTLNALLTEMDGFGTNSGVIILAATNRVDMLDSALLRAGRFDREIHVDLPGLNERKAIFLVHLKPIKIDETVDVDLLARQTPGFSGADIANVCNEAALIAARHDKKAVCKQDFLDAVDRIVGGLEKKTKVMTADEKRSIALHEAGHATISWFCQYANPLIKVTIVPRGQALGAAWYLPEERQITTKEQMLDEMCSLMGGRAAEELFTGHISSGAMNDLERATKSAYGMVAYLGMSKTLPNICFYNRNEYAFQRPYSESTAREIDQEVLKIVNEQYTRAKNILMEHKEGHNALAELLIKKEVIMAEDVEHIFGKRPWLSRSQEIMEDEQPKIDDDAVKELPEVQAAIKEHEENQKKNADSDETSKKDEGSEENKNE; encoded by the coding sequence ATGGAACAAAGCAATAATATGAAGCCTCGTGGCAATGGCGGACCAAAGATGCCACGATTTAATATGACCTGGCTTTTCACCATCTGCCTCATCACCATGATTATCCTCTTCTTTACAGGAGGAGGCGATGCGATTGGAGGCAGCGCTGCCAAGGAAGCCACATACACCCAGTTCAAACAGTATGTAGACAAGGGTTATGTGCTCAGTGTTGTGGCCAATAAAACAGAAAGCACCCTCAAAATATACATCAACCCGAAATATACGCGCGATGTATACAATATGCCGGCAAAGTCTGTAGGTCCTAACCCATACGTAAAAGTACAGTTCGGCTCGGTTGACGAAGTGGAACGCTATGCCAACCAGATGTTGAAGGAAAAGAAGATACGCTCCTTCAGCTACGACAACCAGAAGGATAACGACTTCTTAAGCACGCTCTTCAATCTGGCACCTCTGCTCTTCTTCGTATTCTTCATCCTTTGGATGTCTGGAAGATTCAGCGGCGGTATGGGCAGCGGCGGTATGGGCGGCGGCATCTTCAGCGTGGGCAAAAGCAAAGCTAAGATGTACGAAAAGGGAAATGCCATCGGCATCACCTTTAAGGATGTGGCCGGACAGGAAGGTGCCAAGCAGGAAGTGAAGGAAATTGTAGACTTCCTGAAAAACCCACAAAAATATACCGACTTGGGTGGTAAGATTCCAAAGGGAGCCCTTCTCGTAGGCCCTCCGGGAACTGGTAAGACCCTCTTGGCTAAGGCTGTTGCCGGCGAGGCTGGCGTACCTTTCTTCTCCATGAGCGGTTCCGACTTCGTTGAAATGTTCGTAGGTGTAGGTGCCTCACGTGTACGCGACCTGTTCCGCCAGGCTAAAGAGAAATCACCTTGTATCATCTTTATCGATGAGATTGATGCTGTAGGCCGTGCCCGCAGCAAGAACCCAGCCATGGGTGGTAATGATGAGCGCGAGAACACCTTGAACGCTCTCCTTACAGAGATGGATGGTTTCGGCACCAACAGTGGTGTCATCATCCTTGCTGCTACCAACCGTGTAGACATGCTCGACAGCGCCTTGCTCCGTGCCGGACGTTTCGACCGCGAAATTCACGTAGATCTCCCTGGTTTGAACGAACGTAAGGCAATCTTCCTGGTTCATCTCAAACCTATCAAGATAGACGAAACAGTAGATGTTGATCTACTGGCCCGTCAGACTCCAGGATTCTCGGGTGCAGATATTGCCAACGTTTGTAACGAGGCAGCCCTTATTGCTGCACGCCACGACAAGAAGGCTGTTTGCAAACAGGATTTCCTCGATGCAGTAGACCGTATTGTAGGCGGTTTAGAGAAGAAGACTAAGGTGATGACTGCCGACGAAAAGCGTAGCATCGCTCTCCACGAAGCAGGCCACGCAACCATCTCATGGTTCTGCCAGTATGCCAACCCTCTCATCAAGGTTACCATCGTACCTCGTGGTCAGGCTCTCGGTGCTGCATGGTATCTGCCAGAAGAGCGCCAGATAACCACCAAGGAACAGATGCTCGACGAGATGTGTTCATTAATGGGTGGACGTGCCGCAGAAGAACTCTTCACCGGTCATATTTCATCAGGAGCCATGAACGACCTGGAGCGCGCCACAAAGAGTGCTTATGGTATGGTAGCTTATCTCGGTATGAGCAAGACGTTGCCAAACATCTGCTTTTACAACCGGAACGAATATGCATTCCAGCGTCCGTACTCTGAGTCTACAGCCCGCGAGATAGACCAGGAAGTTCTGAAGATTGTCAACGAGCAGTATACCCGTGCCAAGAACATTCTGATGGAGCACAAGGAAGGCCACAATGCCTTAGCAGAGCTCCTGATCAAGAAAGAGGTGATTATGGCAGAAGACGTAGAACATATCTTTGGCAAGCGCCCTTGGTTGAGCCGTTCGCAGGAAATCATGGAAGACGAACAGCCTAAGATTGACGATGACGCCGTAAAGGAACTTCCTGAAGTTCAGGCTGCCATCAAGGAGCATGAAGAGAACCAGAAGAAGAATGCAGATTCTGATGAGACTTCCAAGAAGGATGAAGGTTCGGAAGAAAACAAGAACGAATAA
- a CDS encoding phosphatidate cytidylyltransferase, translating into MTDKQKNLVIRSITGVFFVVCMVSCFLNPRAMVILFALITGLSIWEYCGLVNQKENVTVNRFISTVAGVYFFLAVAGFRMGIVGNFVVFVPYLLTILYLFISELYTGNKDAINDWAYTMLSQLYIALPFSMINVLSFETSAFDGQIHYDMLLPLSIFIFLWTNDTGAYCSGSLFGKHKLFPRISPAKSWEGSIGGGIFVLIAAGIIGYIANDGEAHRLSILGWEGLGLVVVFFGTWGDLVESLFKRTLGVKDSGNILPGHGGMLDRFDSSLMAIPAAVIYLYTIQLFG; encoded by the coding sequence ATGACTGACAAACAGAAGAATCTAGTGATAAGATCCATCACAGGCGTATTTTTCGTGGTGTGTATGGTATCTTGCTTTCTCAATCCCAGGGCAATGGTTATCCTGTTCGCCCTCATTACAGGATTGAGCATCTGGGAGTATTGCGGATTAGTTAACCAGAAGGAGAATGTTACGGTAAACCGTTTCATCAGCACCGTGGCGGGTGTTTACTTCTTCCTTGCCGTGGCTGGTTTCCGCATGGGCATTGTGGGCAATTTCGTGGTTTTCGTACCTTATCTGCTCACCATCCTCTATCTCTTCATCAGTGAACTGTATACGGGCAATAAGGATGCCATCAACGATTGGGCTTACACTATGCTCTCTCAGTTGTACATCGCCTTGCCTTTCTCGATGATCAATGTATTGAGTTTCGAGACATCAGCCTTCGATGGTCAGATACATTACGACATGCTGTTGCCTTTGAGCATTTTCATTTTCCTCTGGACCAATGATACCGGTGCCTATTGCAGCGGTTCGCTTTTCGGCAAGCATAAGCTCTTTCCTCGCATCAGTCCAGCCAAGAGTTGGGAAGGCAGCATAGGCGGAGGCATATTCGTACTGATAGCAGCAGGCATTATCGGCTATATTGCCAATGATGGGGAAGCCCACCGTCTCAGCATTCTCGGTTGGGAAGGTTTAGGTCTGGTTGTGGTATTCTTCGGCACATGGGGCGATTTGGTAGAAAGCCTCTTCAAGCGTACCCTCGGAGTAAAGGATAGTGGCAACATCCTGCCAGGACATGGAGGCATGCTCGACCGCTTCGACTCTTCGCTCATGGCGATACCGGCAGCAGTAATCTACCTATACACCATCCAGTTGTTTGGATAA
- the surE gene encoding 5'/3'-nucleotidase SurE, with amino-acid sequence MENKKPLVLISNDDGYHANGIKTLVNFLKDWCDLLVVAPESARSGFACAFSATTPLRLKRRHNMGNDVEVWSCSGTPVDCVKLALDQFLADRKPDLIIGGINHGDNSSVNNHYSGTMGVAKEGCMQHIPSIAFSSCNYDENADLTPLRDGVLKVVKMVLEKGLPEYTCLNVNFPALPPFKGFKGCRMTHGSWINEVDHRTHPHGYDYYWMVGEYRNDEPEATDTDQWAVNHGYIAITPTKIDVTDYDWLKNFEL; translated from the coding sequence ATGGAAAATAAGAAACCGTTAGTATTAATTTCGAATGATGATGGCTATCATGCCAATGGAATCAAGACCCTGGTGAACTTTCTGAAAGACTGGTGCGACCTGCTGGTTGTAGCACCGGAAAGTGCCCGTTCGGGATTCGCCTGTGCCTTCTCGGCTACTACTCCCTTGCGCCTGAAGCGTCGCCACAATATGGGGAATGATGTTGAGGTTTGGTCATGTAGCGGCACACCGGTTGACTGTGTGAAACTGGCGTTGGATCAGTTTCTTGCAGATCGCAAGCCTGATCTGATTATCGGCGGTATCAATCATGGTGACAATTCGAGCGTGAATAATCATTATTCGGGAACTATGGGCGTAGCTAAGGAGGGCTGTATGCAGCATATTCCAAGCATAGCCTTCAGCAGTTGCAATTATGATGAAAATGCTGATCTCACTCCTTTGCGCGATGGGGTGCTGAAGGTTGTTAAGATGGTGCTGGAGAAGGGATTGCCAGAATATACCTGTCTGAATGTCAACTTCCCGGCTTTGCCTCCGTTCAAGGGTTTCAAGGGTTGCCGGATGACTCATGGCTCCTGGATCAATGAGGTGGATCATCGCACTCATCCGCATGGATATGATTATTATTGGATGGTGGGTGAATACCGTAATGACGAACCGGAGGCAACGGATACCGACCAGTGGGCTGTGAATCATGGTTACATCGCTATTACCCCAACTAAGATTGATGTAACGGATTATGATTGGTTAAAGAATTTTGAATTATGA
- a CDS encoding ParA family protein: protein MGKIIALANQKGGVGKTTTTINLAASLATLEKTVLVVDADPQANASSGLGVDISEVDCSLYECIIDHADVRDAIYTTDIDGLDIIPSHIDLVGAEIEMLNLKNREKVIKTLLQPIRDEYDYILIDCSPSLGLITVNSLTAADSVIIPVQCEYFALEGISKLLNTIKIIKSKLNPKLEIEGFLLTMYDSRLRLANQIYDEVKRHFQELVFKTVIQRNVKLSESPSHGLPVILYDAESNGAKNHLALAKEIINKNS from the coding sequence ATGGGAAAAATCATCGCATTAGCTAACCAAAAAGGCGGTGTAGGAAAGACTACTACCACCATTAACTTGGCAGCATCGCTTGCCACGCTAGAGAAAACTGTACTCGTAGTGGACGCCGACCCACAGGCAAACGCTTCCAGTGGATTGGGCGTGGACATCAGCGAGGTAGACTGCTCGCTCTACGAATGCATCATCGACCATGCAGACGTGCGCGATGCCATCTACACCACCGACATTGATGGACTCGACATCATTCCTAGTCATATCGACCTGGTAGGTGCCGAGATAGAAATGCTGAATCTCAAAAATCGCGAAAAGGTGATTAAGACATTACTGCAGCCTATCCGTGACGAATACGACTACATCCTGATAGACTGTTCGCCTTCGCTCGGCCTCATCACCGTCAATTCGTTGACGGCAGCTGACAGTGTCATCATCCCAGTCCAATGTGAATATTTCGCTCTTGAAGGTATCAGCAAATTACTCAACACCATCAAGATCATCAAGAGCAAGCTGAATCCGAAACTCGAGATAGAAGGTTTCCTGCTCACCATGTATGATAGTCGTCTACGCCTTGCCAACCAGATATACGACGAGGTGAAACGCCACTTCCAGGAATTGGTGTTCAAGACCGTAATCCAGCGCAACGTGAAGCTGAGCGAGAGTCCGAGCCATGGTCTCCCAGTTATCCTTTACGATGCAGAAAGCAATGGAGCCAAGAACCATCTGGCCTTGGCAAAGGAGATTATCAACAAGAATAGTTAA
- a CDS encoding ParB/RepB/Spo0J family partition protein gives MAVHKKYNNGTKSNALGRGLDALISTEGVRTQGSSTINEIPLDQIEANPNQPRREFDDEALHELAESIKAIGIIQPITLRQVSENRFQIIAGERRWRASQLAGLTAIPAYIRTISDENVMEMALVENIQRQDLNAIEIALAYEHLLENEGMTQEKISERVGKSRAAIANYLRLLKLPAQVQMALQKKEIDMGHCRALLALDSPSLQIKLFKEIQKNGYSVRKVEEMVQRLKSGEDIESGKKTITAKAQMPEEFTQLKNRLSQFLNTKVQFTCSAKGKGKISIPFANEEELEHIMNVFDQLKQE, from the coding sequence ATGGCAGTACACAAGAAATACAACAACGGTACAAAGAGTAACGCTTTAGGACGCGGACTCGATGCCCTCATCTCTACCGAGGGAGTGCGCACCCAGGGCAGCAGTACCATCAATGAAATTCCTCTCGACCAGATTGAGGCGAATCCCAATCAGCCACGCCGGGAGTTTGACGACGAAGCCCTACATGAGCTCGCCGAAAGCATCAAGGCCATAGGCATCATCCAGCCTATCACCTTAAGACAGGTTTCAGAAAACAGATTCCAGATTATCGCCGGTGAACGCCGCTGGCGCGCTTCACAACTTGCGGGGCTGACAGCTATCCCTGCATACATCCGCACCATCAGCGATGAGAACGTAATGGAAATGGCGCTCGTAGAGAATATCCAGCGCCAAGACCTCAACGCCATAGAAATAGCACTCGCCTACGAACACCTTCTGGAAAACGAGGGTATGACACAGGAGAAAATTTCAGAACGTGTGGGCAAGAGCCGTGCAGCTATCGCCAACTATCTGCGACTGCTCAAACTCCCTGCCCAGGTGCAGATGGCACTACAGAAGAAAGAAATCGACATGGGTCATTGCCGTGCCCTACTGGCCCTCGACTCACCTTCGCTGCAAATCAAGTTGTTCAAGGAGATACAGAAGAACGGCTACTCAGTAAGAAAGGTTGAAGAGATGGTACAGCGACTCAAGAGCGGAGAAGACATCGAGAGCGGTAAGAAAACCATCACGGCTAAGGCTCAGATGCCTGAGGAATTTACACAACTCAAAAACCGCCTGTCACAGTTTCTCAATACCAAAGTGCAGTTCACCTGCTCTGCTAAGGGCAAGGGAAAAATCAGCATTCCATTCGCCAACGAAGAGGAGCTGGAGCACATCATGAATGTTTTCGATCAGTTAAAGCAAGAATAA
- a CDS encoding DUF5683 domain-containing protein, producing the protein MGAQAQKSKQKKQVTDVPTIASADSAKIAIDSMLTAQDSSKLASLTQPAKPVRKKRNWATWRPDTKRAMWLALVLPGAGQIYNRKYWKLPFIYGGFVGCTYAITWNNQMYHDYSQAYMDIMDDDPNTQSYNQFLHLGAQINESNIERYKEIFRKRKDKYRRWRDLGTFVMIGIYAFSVIDAYVDASLSEFDISDDLSLRIEPTMLNNGNKTANPLRSGSLGVSCSLTF; encoded by the coding sequence ATGGGCGCACAGGCACAGAAGTCGAAACAAAAAAAACAAGTGACCGATGTGCCAACCATTGCATCAGCCGACTCGGCAAAAATAGCCATCGACTCGATGCTTACCGCACAAGACAGCAGCAAACTGGCAAGCCTCACCCAACCAGCAAAGCCTGTACGCAAAAAGCGCAACTGGGCAACCTGGCGACCTGATACCAAGCGTGCCATGTGGTTGGCACTTGTATTACCTGGTGCCGGACAGATATACAATCGCAAATATTGGAAACTGCCTTTCATCTATGGCGGTTTCGTAGGCTGTACATACGCCATCACCTGGAACAACCAGATGTATCACGACTATTCGCAAGCCTACATGGATATTATGGACGATGACCCCAACACCCAGAGCTACAATCAGTTTCTGCACTTGGGCGCCCAGATCAACGAATCGAACATAGAACGCTATAAGGAAATCTTCCGCAAGCGAAAAGATAAATATCGCCGTTGGAGAGACTTGGGAACCTTCGTCATGATAGGCATCTATGCCTTCTCTGTGATTGATGCCTACGTAGATGCATCGCTCTCGGAATTTGACATCTCCGATGATCTCTCGCTCAGAATAGAGCCTACCATGCTGAATAACGGCAACAAGACTGCCAATCCGCTGCGGTCTGGAAGCCTCGGCGTAAGTTGCTCACTCACATTTTAA
- a CDS encoding lytic transglycosylase domain-containing protein: MKKILVMAAAMLFSLQGIHAQTDVTEETDNDDIITVTDKDGKQEEIEVPEGMEDNLDSLLHLYNAQTYMMADTTCKYRDVNPVFEKEVYIDRLKRMPTIIEMPYNEVVQKFIDRYSGKLRRSVSFMLGASNFYMPIFEEALEAYNLPLELKYLPVIESALNPKAVSRVGATGLWQFMLPTGKRYGLEVNSLIDERRDPVKASYAAAHYLSDLYKIFDDWSLVIAAYNCGPTNINKAIHRAKGNADYWNIYPYLPKETRGYVPAFIAANYIMNYYCDHNICPMVSELPVKTDTIVVSKDIHLEQISKVLNINIEHLRNLNPQYRHDIINGLNHPMVLRLPSTLIGSFIDQQDSICAYRADELFLKRATVDVNDAQPTYSRPRSSYSRHSASSRSKKSSKRGRNRKQGSKSVTIKNGDTLSEIAARHGTTVKKLRKLNGIKGNSIRAGKKIKVK; this comes from the coding sequence ATGAAGAAAATACTAGTCATGGCAGCAGCGATGCTGTTCAGCTTACAAGGCATTCATGCCCAAACCGACGTTACAGAAGAAACAGATAACGATGATATCATCACCGTTACCGACAAAGACGGAAAGCAGGAGGAAATCGAAGTACCTGAGGGAATGGAAGATAACCTCGACAGCCTGCTCCACCTTTACAATGCACAGACTTACATGATGGCAGATACAACCTGCAAATACCGCGATGTAAACCCTGTCTTCGAGAAGGAAGTGTATATCGACCGTCTGAAGAGAATGCCTACCATCATCGAAATGCCATACAATGAGGTTGTACAGAAATTCATAGACCGATACAGCGGCAAACTACGCCGTTCGGTAAGTTTTATGTTGGGAGCAAGTAACTTCTACATGCCTATCTTCGAAGAGGCATTAGAGGCTTACAACCTGCCACTGGAATTGAAATATCTGCCAGTTATCGAATCGGCACTCAACCCTAAAGCAGTATCACGCGTTGGTGCCACAGGTTTATGGCAGTTTATGCTGCCTACCGGCAAGCGATATGGACTGGAAGTAAACTCACTCATCGATGAACGCCGCGACCCGGTAAAAGCATCCTATGCAGCCGCTCACTATCTGAGCGACCTGTACAAAATATTCGACGATTGGAGTCTCGTGATTGCAGCTTACAACTGCGGTCCAACCAATATCAACAAGGCCATCCATCGTGCAAAAGGCAACGCCGACTACTGGAACATCTATCCATATCTGCCAAAGGAAACACGTGGATATGTACCAGCTTTCATCGCTGCCAACTACATCATGAACTACTACTGCGATCATAACATCTGCCCTATGGTAAGCGAACTGCCAGTAAAGACAGACACTATCGTAGTATCAAAAGATATCCACCTGGAGCAGATTTCCAAAGTGCTGAACATCAACATCGAGCACCTGCGCAATCTGAATCCACAGTATCGTCATGATATCATCAACGGATTGAACCATCCGATGGTATTACGTCTTCCATCTACCCTCATCGGTAGTTTCATCGACCAGCAGGACAGCATCTGTGCTTACAGAGCCGATGAACTCTTCCTGAAGCGCGCTACAGTAGATGTCAACGATGCACAGCCTACCTATAGCCGCCCACGAAGCAGCTACAGTCGCCACAGCGCTTCTTCACGCAGCAAGAAGAGCAGTAAGCGAGGCAGAAACAGAAAACAAGGCAGCAAGAGTGTAACCATCAAGAATGGTGATACCCTTTCTGAAATAGCAGCACGCCACGGAACAACCGTTAAGAAACTGCGCAAACTGAACGGCATCAAGGGTAACAGTATCCGTGCCGGAAAGAAAATCAAAGTGAAATAA